The following proteins are encoded in a genomic region of Reichenbachiella sp.:
- the ppk1 gene encoding polyphosphate kinase 1: protein MEANQDTEQEKQEVVNTYFNRDLSWLTFNYRVLQEAQSNEVPLFERLRFLAIYSSNQDEFFRVRVANIRRLVEIGKKKINRALDINPDELLDKIHERIQIQLDEYGNTLRNHVLKELEKNGVFILAPEQLNEDQRAACLYYFKTRVLSFLQPYHFDLAIREPFLNNRELYFALKLRSKYSQGIKFAFLNIPSNRLPRFFKIPSPNFQFHYIFLDDIVAMHLDFVFPDYEVLECKSIKMNKDADLNIEDEFSGDLVEKIQKQIQKRNLGVPSRFLYDRTTSPELLENFQDVFHLSEDDLVSGGKYHSLFDFMDFPNPVGHSLEFEPQEPLRNHKIDRHRSIFTAIDESDQMLHFPYHSYNYILQFFNQAAIDPHVAEIKVAFYRMASDSLIGNALISAAKNGKKVTVFIELKARFDEENNLIWAEKMQKEGIRIIYSIPGLKVHAKVALVKKKTDDGSNKIYCFFGTGNLNEKTASIYCDHGLLTCHTKMGQELDELFKYLYRRKQPKPFKHLLVSQFNIVEEFNKLIQREVNHVKNGKEGRIIIKLNNIEERGMIDKLYEASRAGVKVEMIVRSICCLIPGIEDMSENITVRRIVGRYLEHARVFWFNNAGKDELFMGSADWMKRNLKSRIEVTFPVYDQEVKQEVKEILKLQLQDNTKAVMLDENLKNVRVERSKGEKLYNAQVDTYAMVKKWEQIS from the coding sequence TTGGAAGCAAATCAGGATACCGAACAAGAAAAACAGGAAGTAGTAAACACTTATTTCAATAGAGATTTAAGTTGGCTCACCTTTAATTATAGAGTACTGCAAGAGGCACAGAGCAACGAAGTCCCCCTTTTTGAAAGACTTCGATTTTTGGCCATCTATTCCTCCAATCAAGATGAGTTTTTCAGAGTTCGAGTAGCCAATATTCGTCGGCTTGTAGAAATAGGAAAGAAAAAAATTAATAGGGCGCTTGACATCAATCCTGATGAACTGCTTGATAAGATTCATGAACGAATTCAAATCCAGCTGGATGAATATGGCAATACACTTCGAAATCATGTCCTGAAGGAATTAGAAAAAAATGGTGTTTTCATTTTAGCTCCAGAGCAATTGAATGAAGATCAGCGTGCGGCATGCCTATATTACTTCAAAACGAGGGTTCTTTCATTTCTTCAGCCCTATCATTTTGATTTGGCCATCAGAGAACCTTTTCTAAATAACAGAGAACTATATTTTGCACTTAAATTAAGGAGCAAATATTCACAAGGAATTAAGTTCGCCTTTCTTAATATTCCGTCTAACCGATTACCTCGATTTTTTAAAATCCCATCTCCTAATTTTCAGTTTCACTACATCTTTTTGGATGACATCGTAGCCATGCATTTAGACTTCGTCTTTCCAGATTATGAAGTTTTGGAATGCAAGAGTATCAAAATGAATAAAGATGCCGATCTGAATATTGAGGATGAATTCAGCGGAGATTTAGTAGAAAAAATTCAAAAACAGATTCAAAAAAGAAATTTGGGTGTTCCATCCCGTTTTCTTTATGACAGAACCACATCACCAGAACTCTTAGAAAATTTCCAGGACGTCTTTCATTTGTCCGAAGACGATCTAGTCTCTGGGGGAAAATATCACAGCCTTTTCGATTTTATGGATTTTCCCAATCCTGTTGGTCACTCCTTGGAGTTTGAACCTCAGGAACCTTTAAGAAACCACAAGATCGACCGACATAGATCCATATTCACAGCGATTGATGAGTCGGATCAGATGCTTCATTTCCCCTATCACAGCTACAACTATATTCTTCAGTTTTTTAATCAAGCGGCGATCGATCCTCACGTGGCTGAAATAAAAGTGGCCTTCTATAGAATGGCGTCCGATTCCCTTATTGGCAACGCCTTAATTTCTGCTGCAAAAAATGGGAAAAAGGTGACTGTATTTATTGAGCTCAAGGCACGTTTCGATGAAGAGAACAACTTGATCTGGGCCGAAAAAATGCAAAAGGAGGGAATCCGAATTATATATAGTATTCCTGGCCTAAAAGTCCACGCCAAAGTAGCCTTGGTAAAAAAGAAAACAGACGATGGGTCAAACAAAATCTATTGCTTCTTCGGAACTGGCAACCTCAATGAGAAAACGGCCAGCATTTACTGCGATCATGGGCTGCTTACTTGCCATACCAAAATGGGGCAAGAATTAGATGAGTTGTTCAAATACCTCTACAGAAGAAAACAACCCAAGCCATTCAAGCATTTATTGGTTTCCCAATTCAACATTGTAGAGGAATTCAATAAGCTCATTCAGCGTGAAGTCAATCACGTCAAAAATGGAAAAGAAGGTAGGATTATCATCAAACTAAACAATATCGAGGAACGCGGCATGATAGACAAACTGTATGAAGCCAGTCGTGCCGGTGTAAAGGTTGAAATGATTGTAAGAAGTATCTGCTGCTTAATCCCAGGAATTGAAGACATGAGCGAAAACATTACGGTTCGTAGAATTGTAGGCAGATACCTTGAGCATGCTCGAGTATTTTGGTTCAATAATGCCGGCAAAGACGAGCTGTTTATGGGTTCGGCAGACTGGATGAAGCGAAACTTAAAAAGCAGAATTGAAGTGACATTTCCTGTCTATGACCAAGAAGTGAAACAGGAAGTGAAGGAAATATTAAAGCTTCAGCTACAGGACAATACTAAAGCTGTGATGCTCGATGAAAACCTGAAAAACGTTAGAGTAGAACGTAGTAAGGGTGAGAAACTTTACAATGCTCAGGTAGATACCTATGCGATGGTAAAGAAATGGGAGCAAATCTCCTGA
- a CDS encoding Pycsar system effector family protein has product MATITSVLSQVKAYVSSSLKKDLPEHFVYHDLAHTEEVVKAVGLIADGEGLSEEEKETVKIAAWFHDLGHVSDCDCHEKRSAEIAKEYLEKQNFPSDRISQVEGCIMATMMPQRPLNHLEAVLCDADLYHLSTDQFEPRAKLLRKEWEDIKEEEFKNSAWRKINADFLSGHTYFTEYARKHFEEGKAKNLEELKKQISQSKRERNADLKKKIASLEKKLEKATVKDNKPTRGIETMFRTTSKNHLDLSAMADNKANIMISINSIILSIIVSVLIRKLEEYPHFIIPTLIMTVICLVTIVLSILATRPNISKGKFTQSDIMNQRTNLLFFGNFHQMSLEEYEWGMKELMKDSNYLYGSLIKDIYYLGAVLGKKYKRLRVAYTVFMFGFVIAVLSFIIAEVFFKNQYMY; this is encoded by the coding sequence ATGGCAACTATTACATCAGTCTTATCACAGGTGAAAGCTTATGTTAGTTCTTCTTTGAAGAAGGACTTGCCTGAGCACTTTGTGTATCATGATCTCGCACACACAGAAGAAGTGGTTAAAGCAGTTGGTTTGATTGCTGATGGCGAAGGATTAAGTGAAGAAGAAAAGGAGACTGTAAAAATAGCCGCTTGGTTTCATGACTTAGGCCACGTGAGTGATTGTGACTGCCATGAAAAAAGAAGTGCTGAAATCGCCAAAGAATATTTAGAGAAACAGAATTTTCCTTCGGATCGAATTTCACAAGTGGAAGGTTGTATCATGGCGACCATGATGCCTCAGCGCCCGCTTAATCACCTAGAAGCTGTGCTCTGTGATGCGGACCTGTATCATCTTTCCACGGATCAGTTTGAACCTCGGGCTAAGTTGCTAAGGAAGGAATGGGAAGATATCAAGGAAGAGGAGTTTAAGAATTCTGCCTGGAGAAAAATTAATGCCGATTTTTTGAGTGGTCATACTTATTTCACCGAATACGCACGCAAGCACTTTGAAGAAGGGAAGGCGAAAAATCTGGAGGAGTTGAAAAAACAGATCTCACAGAGCAAAAGAGAACGCAACGCTGACCTAAAGAAAAAAATTGCTAGCCTGGAAAAGAAACTAGAAAAGGCAACCGTCAAGGACAATAAACCTACCCGCGGCATTGAGACCATGTTTCGTACCACCTCCAAAAATCATTTGGATTTGAGTGCTATGGCTGACAACAAAGCCAATATTATGATTTCGATCAATTCGATCATTTTATCTATTATAGTCTCAGTATTAATAAGGAAGCTGGAAGAGTATCCACATTTCATTATTCCTACATTGATTATGACGGTCATCTGCTTAGTGACAATCGTACTGAGTATTTTGGCGACCCGGCCAAATATTTCCAAAGGAAAGTTCACACAAAGTGACATCATGAACCAACGAACGAACCTGCTTTTCTTCGGCAATTTTCACCAAATGAGTTTGGAGGAATATGAGTGGGGCATGAAAGAATTGATGAAAGACAGCAATTATTTGTATGGCAGTCTGATCAAAGACATTTACTATCTGGGAGCTGTTTTAGGCAAGAAATATAAGAGATTGAGGGTGGCGTATACAGTGTTTATGTTTGGTTTTGTGATTGCCGTACTCTCTTTTATTATCGCTGAAGTGTTTTTCAAAAATCAGTACATGTATTAA
- a CDS encoding BamA/TamA family outer membrane protein, producing the protein MFRSILLIIALGFVCGISQSQSPNTQHQVFLIGDAGEPSLAKDNLSILSSQLEAAGKESTLIFLGDNIYPKGLPPKDHPNRKEAEEKLRLQFDITKNFKGKTIVIPGNHDWAKGQEEGWSHVTEQEKFVKKYFDSKKVFYPKNAEPGPEEIKLADGLYLIVFDMQWILHAWEKPLESDPLNKTEPADVLVDISSLLEKHKNDHVILASHHPLYSYGPHGGKFPLKSHIFPLTEVNDNLYIPLPIVGSIYPGYRATAGSIQDIPHPEYKAIRNSLEALLKQYPNTIYTAGHEHSLQHIQKDGVNYVVSGSGSKTTYLKENGAFLTFGKSKVGFGELVYNSSKVSLNFWSPNDHEEKIYSADLYEFNPIKDPNANYPRYSFEGTTKVAPASLQYQASKSKRTWMGSNYRDVWSLPVEAPIFNITEEKGGLEVIKRGGGMQTNSLRLEAKDGKQYVLRSVEKYAHKALPHVLQETFAVGVVQDQISSSHPYAAYVIPPMAEAVGIYHTNPQLVYVPDDGAFGEYREILANELALFEERPSGDWSDAKFFGYSDDLISSPDVQEELMEDNDNVVDQQFVLRNRLFDMVIGDWDRHEDQWRWASFDKDKGKMYKPIPRDRGQTFFMNEGLLPKIASRRWAMAKIEGFNDDVRWSPGFNFNARFFDRIFMNEPDREDWQGMIKLIQDSLTDESIEQAIKLWPENVYALTGEKTIQTLKARRDNLQDYAIEFYESLAKNVNVTGTDKKELFLIENLSKEEVRVTVHKISKKGHQEQILYQRTFQSDDTKEVRIYGMGDDDQYKMMGEVACRIKVRVIGGKGSDEYFDESSKAAKNIRVYDRRSSSLIASESHSFKSRLSNNPNINDYNKYEFKYDVLLPLIYGSYNRDDGVFLGGGFQYTQHGWRKDPFASRHRLLADVAVATGAFNIEYKGEYTNVIGQWNLETVIDIQKPVVNNFFGIGNESVYDVSLGIDYYRLRVEDNSYYLALHNQIGNTGKFLFGVHQKTIEIDERENTYITSPGFNEFPTDDLFNDRRHYGGLYSTLEFDTRDEKLLPTRGLYWENEVSSYQGLSKNTNDFTHLHSNLALYYSFQFPAIVTLASRTGYAHNFGKFVHDEFYNANTLGGRSNLRGFRKTRFYGRTTFYQNVDMRIKLLDFSSILFPGKFGIHGFYDVGRVWTSTPSDVWHRSAGFGLWVAPLSKAAASLSYAFSPEENLISFDFGFFF; encoded by the coding sequence ATGTTTCGATCCATCTTATTGATAATAGCCTTAGGCTTTGTTTGTGGAATTTCCCAATCACAATCTCCAAATACTCAGCATCAAGTTTTTCTAATAGGAGATGCTGGTGAACCTTCTTTGGCCAAAGACAACCTTTCGATTTTGAGTAGTCAACTTGAGGCTGCTGGAAAAGAGTCTACACTGATATTCTTAGGAGACAATATTTATCCTAAAGGTTTGCCTCCTAAGGACCATCCCAATCGAAAAGAGGCTGAGGAAAAACTCAGACTGCAGTTTGATATCACTAAAAACTTCAAGGGTAAAACGATCGTGATTCCGGGCAATCATGATTGGGCTAAAGGCCAAGAAGAAGGCTGGTCACACGTCACTGAACAGGAGAAATTTGTAAAAAAATACTTCGACAGTAAGAAGGTCTTTTATCCTAAAAATGCTGAGCCAGGACCGGAAGAGATTAAACTAGCAGATGGACTTTATCTGATCGTTTTCGATATGCAATGGATTCTTCACGCCTGGGAAAAACCGCTGGAGAGTGACCCTTTAAACAAAACCGAACCGGCAGATGTATTGGTTGATATTTCTTCTCTTTTAGAGAAGCACAAAAATGATCATGTCATATTAGCCTCTCACCATCCGCTATACAGTTACGGGCCACATGGAGGCAAATTTCCACTCAAGTCTCACATTTTTCCCTTAACTGAAGTTAATGACAACCTGTACATCCCATTGCCAATTGTAGGATCCATTTATCCTGGCTATCGGGCTACTGCAGGCTCCATTCAGGATATTCCTCATCCAGAATATAAAGCCATTCGAAATTCTTTGGAAGCGCTGCTCAAGCAATATCCAAATACTATCTATACGGCAGGACATGAACATTCACTACAGCATATTCAAAAAGACGGCGTGAATTATGTAGTCAGCGGATCAGGGTCTAAAACTACTTACCTCAAAGAGAATGGGGCTTTTTTGACTTTTGGAAAGTCGAAGGTGGGGTTCGGAGAGCTCGTATATAACAGCTCTAAAGTATCGTTGAATTTTTGGTCTCCAAATGACCATGAAGAAAAGATTTATTCAGCAGATCTTTATGAATTCAACCCGATCAAAGATCCCAATGCCAACTATCCAAGGTATAGCTTTGAGGGTACTACGAAGGTCGCGCCAGCTTCCTTACAATATCAGGCCTCAAAAAGTAAACGTACCTGGATGGGATCAAACTATAGAGATGTTTGGAGCCTGCCAGTCGAAGCTCCTATTTTCAATATAACAGAAGAAAAAGGTGGGCTGGAAGTCATCAAGCGAGGAGGCGGTATGCAGACCAACTCTCTTCGACTCGAAGCCAAAGATGGCAAACAATATGTCTTACGTTCGGTAGAAAAATATGCTCACAAAGCACTTCCCCATGTATTACAAGAAACATTTGCAGTTGGTGTAGTGCAAGATCAAATTAGTTCCAGCCACCCCTATGCTGCGTATGTGATCCCTCCCATGGCCGAAGCCGTGGGTATCTATCACACCAATCCACAGCTGGTGTACGTGCCAGACGATGGGGCTTTCGGTGAGTACCGAGAGATATTGGCCAACGAGTTAGCCCTGTTTGAAGAGCGACCAAGCGGAGATTGGTCAGACGCCAAGTTTTTTGGCTATTCAGACGACTTGATCAGTTCTCCGGATGTGCAAGAAGAGCTTATGGAAGACAATGACAATGTAGTAGATCAACAATTTGTACTTCGAAACAGACTGTTTGATATGGTCATTGGAGACTGGGACCGACATGAAGACCAGTGGCGTTGGGCTTCTTTTGATAAAGACAAAGGCAAAATGTACAAACCTATTCCCAGAGATAGAGGCCAGACCTTTTTTATGAATGAAGGTCTTCTACCAAAAATTGCGAGCAGAAGATGGGCCATGGCCAAAATTGAAGGGTTTAACGATGACGTACGTTGGTCACCCGGTTTCAATTTTAATGCGCGTTTTTTCGATCGAATTTTTATGAATGAGCCTGATCGAGAAGATTGGCAAGGCATGATCAAGCTCATTCAAGATAGTCTGACAGACGAATCCATAGAACAGGCCATTAAACTTTGGCCAGAAAATGTTTATGCCTTGACAGGAGAAAAGACCATTCAAACCTTGAAGGCTCGAAGAGACAACCTTCAAGACTATGCAATCGAATTTTACGAAAGTTTGGCAAAAAATGTGAACGTGACTGGAACAGATAAAAAAGAACTTTTCTTGATCGAGAATTTAAGCAAAGAAGAGGTGAGAGTTACTGTGCATAAGATCTCCAAAAAAGGACACCAAGAGCAAATTCTTTATCAACGGACTTTTCAATCTGATGATACCAAAGAAGTCAGAATTTATGGAATGGGAGATGACGATCAATACAAAATGATGGGTGAAGTAGCATGTAGAATCAAGGTAAGAGTAATTGGAGGAAAAGGAAGTGATGAATATTTTGATGAATCTTCAAAAGCGGCAAAAAATATTCGTGTTTATGATCGAAGAAGTTCTTCATTGATAGCATCCGAAAGCCATAGCTTCAAATCTCGACTGAGCAACAATCCCAATATCAATGACTACAACAAATATGAATTCAAATATGATGTGCTATTACCGCTAATTTATGGCTCGTACAACCGTGACGATGGTGTTTTCTTAGGGGGCGGTTTTCAATATACCCAGCATGGCTGGCGTAAAGATCCTTTTGCCTCTCGGCATAGATTGTTGGCGGATGTGGCGGTGGCGACTGGTGCCTTCAATATTGAATATAAAGGCGAATACACCAACGTAATTGGTCAATGGAATTTGGAGACTGTGATAGACATTCAAAAGCCAGTGGTAAATAACTTCTTTGGAATAGGCAACGAGTCTGTATATGATGTCAGTTTAGGCATTGATTATTATAGATTGAGAGTGGAAGACAACTCATATTATTTAGCATTACACAACCAAATAGGCAACACAGGAAAATTCCTTTTCGGCGTCCATCAAAAAACTATTGAAATTGATGAAAGAGAAAACACTTACATCACATCTCCTGGTTTCAATGAGTTTCCGACAGATGACCTATTCAATGACAGAAGGCATTATGGTGGCCTTTATTCCACGTTAGAATTTGATACAAGGGATGAAAAATTACTGCCTACCAGAGGGTTGTACTGGGAAAATGAAGTTTCCAGCTATCAAGGGCTCAGCAAGAACACCAATGACTTTACGCATTTGCATTCTAACCTAGCGCTATATTATAGTTTTCAATTTCCGGCCATTGTTACTCTAGCCTCTCGAACCGGCTATGCTCATAACTTCGGAAAATTTGTGCATGACGAATTTTATAACGCCAATACGCTAGGCGGAAGAAGTAACCTGAGAGGATTTCGAAAGACACGTTTTTATGGACGAACTACATTCTATCAAAATGTAGATATGCGCATCAAACTGCTGGACTTCTCCTCCATTCTTTTTCCTGGAAAATTTGGCATTCATGGATTCTACGATGTAGGTAGAGTTTGGACATCCACACCTTCGGATGTATGGCATCGATCAGCAGGTTTTGGGTTATGGGTAGCCCCACTCAGCAAAGCGGCAGCCTCCCTGTCCTATGCCTTCTCACCTGAAGAAAATCTTATTTCATTCGACTTTGGGTTTTTCTTTTAA
- a CDS encoding GAF domain-containing protein — protein MDAELDRCDLGLEFPFECKLSLANLIGYWGLRINDSNAHLASTAKIIMEKVSQAPELLAPIEDLEILEKHKETVDLLMTAIFSPFTEEEEMVSAMAPFKKQDVHSTKGYQDLMTQAGSYEALLDPEEMAQIMLHKTMAAYFAIMHTYYGLTIELNKDIIYTLSDQRTGLKRYFKIEINPKFCEIILNGDLPELTEEDLKLLTDHVEDVDVWMEKLPTEIFEFQGLIVFKLTEVTKDQVLSRMKENLLEKDSITEESSFDDLEQKFRSLLQLSDLKLGISAYQKSKNRFFNFGRNTRRSILIGNHDKLECPQATANLFERFANQAEPMVVEDMSECCMPLEPQSEVLQDSGVQNLILNPLFYNDEFVGLLELASPNRGDLNALTLTKIREVLPLFAIAVKRSSEELENTIQNLIKEKYTSIHPTVEWKFNDAAHQMLDQKAQKKRTVAPQIVFNDVYPLYAASDIRNSSVERHKCIYKDLNRQLQLAKEVLGKAIEMTNLPILDETIFRLDNFRKKIKDKLVTGDESVILEFLQQEVEPIIKNIEANHVEDKEFSKSYWEALDPSIGVVYEHRKHFEDSLTAINDTIGSILDEEEKSAQKMFPHYFEKYKTDGVEHNIYIGASMVEHLKFDEVYLRNLRLWQLVVTAEIANRTATMVNELAMPLETTHLILVHSNPLSIRFRQEEKKFDVDGAYNIRYEITKKRIDKALVKDTQERITQPGKIAIIYSQDKDAEEYMKYIDYLKSKDLLTGKVERLELEELQGVSGLKALRIAVNTGSSSIMDEVKKLLEVA, from the coding sequence ATGGACGCAGAACTTGACCGGTGCGATTTGGGATTAGAATTCCCATTTGAATGTAAATTGAGTCTAGCCAATTTGATTGGCTATTGGGGGCTTCGTATCAATGATTCAAATGCTCATTTGGCCTCTACGGCCAAAATAATCATGGAGAAGGTTAGTCAAGCGCCAGAGCTGCTTGCTCCTATTGAAGATCTCGAGATCCTTGAAAAACACAAAGAAACAGTAGATCTCCTGATGACCGCTATTTTTTCTCCCTTTACAGAGGAGGAAGAAATGGTATCGGCGATGGCTCCATTCAAAAAGCAGGATGTCCATTCAACCAAAGGTTATCAGGACTTGATGACTCAGGCGGGATCATATGAGGCATTGCTCGACCCTGAGGAAATGGCTCAGATCATGCTTCATAAGACCATGGCGGCCTATTTCGCTATCATGCATACCTACTATGGGCTGACCATCGAGTTGAATAAAGATATCATATACACACTGTCTGATCAACGCACAGGGCTAAAACGATATTTTAAGATTGAGATCAATCCGAAGTTTTGTGAAATTATTCTGAATGGAGACTTGCCTGAGCTGACGGAAGAAGACTTAAAACTTCTAACGGATCATGTAGAGGATGTAGATGTTTGGATGGAAAAACTACCCACTGAGATTTTTGAATTTCAAGGGTTGATTGTTTTCAAATTGACAGAGGTAACCAAAGATCAGGTACTCTCAAGAATGAAAGAGAATTTGCTGGAAAAAGATAGTATCACGGAGGAAAGCAGCTTTGACGATTTAGAGCAAAAATTTAGATCCTTGCTTCAGCTTTCAGATTTGAAATTGGGAATATCGGCCTATCAAAAGAGCAAAAATAGGTTTTTCAATTTCGGTAGAAATACCAGACGAAGTATACTCATTGGAAATCATGATAAGTTGGAGTGCCCACAGGCTACGGCCAATTTGTTTGAGCGATTTGCCAATCAAGCAGAGCCCATGGTAGTAGAAGACATGTCAGAATGTTGTATGCCATTGGAACCGCAATCTGAAGTACTTCAGGACAGTGGGGTTCAAAACCTGATTCTTAATCCATTATTTTATAATGATGAATTTGTGGGGTTATTGGAATTAGCGTCTCCTAATAGGGGAGATTTGAATGCACTAACATTGACCAAAATCAGGGAGGTATTGCCACTGTTTGCGATAGCTGTTAAACGAAGTTCAGAAGAGTTGGAAAACACCATTCAGAATCTGATTAAAGAAAAATATACTTCAATCCATCCTACTGTAGAATGGAAATTTAATGATGCAGCTCATCAAATGTTGGATCAAAAAGCGCAGAAGAAAAGGACCGTTGCGCCGCAAATTGTTTTTAATGATGTGTATCCATTGTATGCCGCTTCTGATATTAGAAATTCTTCTGTAGAGCGCCATAAGTGCATATACAAGGACTTGAATCGCCAACTTCAGTTGGCAAAAGAAGTGCTGGGCAAAGCCATAGAGATGACCAATTTGCCAATTTTGGATGAAACCATTTTTCGCCTGGATAATTTCAGAAAGAAGATTAAGGACAAATTAGTTACAGGCGATGAGTCGGTCATCTTGGAATTTTTGCAGCAGGAGGTCGAGCCTATCATAAAAAACATAGAGGCGAACCATGTTGAGGACAAGGAGTTCTCTAAATCTTATTGGGAGGCTTTGGATCCAAGTATTGGGGTGGTGTACGAACATAGAAAGCATTTCGAAGATAGTTTGACGGCCATTAATGATACAATAGGTAGTATTTTGGATGAGGAAGAAAAGTCAGCGCAGAAGATGTTTCCGCATTACTTCGAAAAGTATAAGACGGATGGCGTGGAGCATAATATTTACATAGGTGCTTCCATGGTGGAGCATTTAAAATTCGATGAAGTCTATCTCAGAAATTTAAGACTGTGGCAATTGGTTGTTACTGCGGAAATTGCTAATCGAACCGCAACCATGGTCAACGAACTGGCCATGCCACTAGAAACGACACACCTCATTTTGGTGCATTCTAATCCACTATCGATTCGCTTTAGACAGGAGGAAAAGAAGTTTGATGTAGACGGTGCTTACAACATCCGCTATGAAATCACGAAGAAGCGAATAGATAAAGCATTAGTGAAGGATACTCAGGAACGTATTACGCAACCTGGCAAAATTGCCATTATTTACTCCCAAGACAAGGATGCAGAAGAATATATGAAGTACATCGATTACTTGAAAAGCAAGGATCTGTTGACAGGAAAAGTGGAGCGATTAGAGTTGGAAGAATTGCAGGGAGTGAGTGGGCTCAAAGCACTAAGAATAGCTGTAAATACCGGCTCTTCGTCAATTATGGATGAAGTCAAAAAACTACTGGAAGTAGCATAA
- a CDS encoding SdiA-regulated domain-containing protein produces the protein MPKAKFFLLVCWTFTFGCQYNSRPTAEALFHQTSEGLDNYNLKKPDAKYFLPYVLEEISGMTYYAPSTIACVQDEDGKVFFYNLKKREVENTVRFADSGDYEGIATDGEKIYVVESNGHIYKFEPGSDGKAEKLKKYNTDLKKNNDVEGLTYDPISDKLLVACKGDAGLKDNKKKGRSIFFFDLDKKEIEKKAAFNISKDDIKDYLETYKDFEYEAKRINFKPSGIALHPTNGHIYMIASIGKLMIITDRKGEIKATIPLDPRLLGQPEGICFAPNGDLFISSEGQGDKGYILKYKMK, from the coding sequence ATGCCAAAAGCAAAATTCTTCCTGTTGGTCTGTTGGACCTTTACTTTCGGCTGTCAATACAACTCTCGTCCTACTGCAGAAGCCCTTTTTCACCAAACATCAGAGGGACTTGATAATTACAACTTAAAAAAACCTGACGCCAAATATTTCCTTCCTTATGTTTTAGAAGAAATTTCGGGAATGACTTATTATGCACCGAGTACAATTGCGTGCGTTCAGGATGAAGATGGCAAAGTGTTTTTCTATAACCTCAAAAAGCGAGAAGTTGAAAATACTGTGCGGTTTGCGGACTCCGGAGACTATGAAGGTATTGCGACTGATGGTGAAAAAATTTACGTAGTAGAGAGCAATGGGCATATATATAAGTTCGAGCCAGGTTCGGATGGCAAAGCCGAGAAACTGAAAAAGTATAACACCGACCTGAAAAAGAACAATGATGTAGAAGGTTTGACATATGATCCTATCAGTGACAAACTTCTAGTCGCTTGCAAAGGAGACGCTGGTCTAAAAGACAATAAGAAAAAAGGACGGTCCATTTTCTTTTTTGATTTGGATAAAAAGGAAATTGAAAAGAAAGCTGCTTTCAACATTTCTAAAGATGATATCAAAGACTACCTGGAGACCTACAAAGACTTTGAATATGAGGCAAAAAGAATCAATTTCAAACCATCTGGTATCGCTCTACACCCCACCAATGGCCATATCTACATGATTGCCTCTATTGGGAAATTGATGATTATTACAGACCGAAAAGGTGAAATCAAAGCCACCATTCCACTAGACCCTCGATTGTTAGGTCAGCCAGAAGGCATTTGTTTTGCTCCAAATGGTGATTTGTTTATCTCTAGCGAAGGGCAAGGAGACAAGGGTTATATCTTAAAGTATAAAATGAAGTGA